One window from the genome of Leishmania panamensis strain MHOM/PA/94/PSC-1 chromosome 13 sequence encodes:
- a CDS encoding protein kinase A regulatory subunit, putative (TriTrypDB/GeneDB-style sysID: LpmP.13.0160), protein MSAEDTPVSLFLQACKQEGVKTPNPKLVEFFQSHETFDSILEIDLRNNYAGNRGLLAVLDVIGHLNCFRCLNAMDQKLYNSDLNEEAVKGNTVIDRIVEVFRAHPTANSLKLSNNPISNYAGRKLLSLAQVNSRMCLIEVNDTRIDFELRNKIAKQCEENTRNMWNAEQEVSEKPDGVFGESLAWVPTQVTADLTSLGAGRARRQTVQVAGIDPEAAKNYVAPVYEKSQEDTSMICKLLSHNVLFSFLGSKDILTVAGAMYRVELVKDECVIEFGQAHCDRLYVIQSGEADILKEGQKVFVKREGMAVGELELLYDTPAVATVKVSTETLVAWVLDRETYRNLVMGSCMRRRDTYVSMLAKVPFLQSLDIYERMQVADALTSDEFATGDYIIHYNEEGEWLYIIIEGTVEVIGRDEAGNKTKVCEFHSGDHIGELEFLNNHRTVADVVAVTDVTTAKLNRRHFEMCMGPVMDVLRRDMTSTKYEYYQHLLQQQGTVAAAQ, encoded by the coding sequence ATGTCTGCTGAAGACAcccctgtctctctgttCCTGCAGGCGTGCAAGCAGGAGGGCGTCAAGACGCCCAATCCGAAGTTGGTGGAGTTCTTTCAGAGCCATGAAACTTTTGACAGCATCCTTGAGATTGATCTCAGAAACAACTACGCTGGCAACCGCGgtctgctggcggtgctggacgTCATTGGGCATCTGAACTGCTTCCGCTGCCTTAACGCCATGGACCAGAAGCTATACAACTCAGACCTCAATGAGGAGGCTGTCAAGGGCAATACTGTGATTGACCGAATCGTGGAGGTGTTCAGGGCGCACCCCACCGCCAACTCGCTCAAACTCAGCAACAACCCCATCTCGAACTACGCGGGGCGCAAGCTGCTCTCCCTGGCACAGGTGAACAGTCGCATGTGCCTCATCGAGGTGAATGACACCCGTATAGACTTTGAGCTGCGCAACAAGATCGCGAAGCAGTGCGAGGAAAACACCCGAAATATGTGGAACGCCGAGCAGGAGGTGAGTGAGAAGCCGGACGGCGTATTTGGCGAGAGCCTGGCGTGGGTGCCGACCCAAGTCACTGCGGACCTGACGTCGCTCGGCGCCGGCCGGGCTCGTCGCCAGACAGTACAGGTCGCGGGCATCGACCCGGAGGCGGCCAAGAACTACGTGGCACCGGTGTATGAGAAGTCGCAGGAGGACACGAGCATGATTTGCAAGCTGCTGAGCCACAACGTGCTCTTCAGCTTCCTCGGGAGTAAGGACATCCTAACAGTGGCGGGCGCGATGTACCGCGTGGAGTTAGTGAAGGACGAGTGCGTCATCGAGTTCGGCCAGGCCCACTGCGACCGACTCTACGTTATTCAGAGCGGCGAGGCCGATATCCTCAAGGAGGGTCAAAAAGTGTTCGTCAAGAGGGAGGGCATGGCGGTGGGTGAGCTCGAGCTGCTCTACGACACGCCCGCCGTAGCAACGGTAAAGGTGTCCACGGAGACACTGGTGGCATGGGTGCTGGACCGCGAAACATACCGCAACCTCGTCATGGGCTCTTGCATGCGCCGCCGGGACACGTATGTGTCGATGCTGGCCAAGGTTCCCTTCTTGCAGAGCCTCGACATATACGAGCGCATGCAGGTCGCAGACGCCCTCACGAGCGACGAGTTCGCCACCGGTGACTACATCATTCACTACAACGAGGAGGGTGAGTGGCTTTACATCATTATCGAGGGCACCGTGGAGGTTATTGGCCGCGATGAGGCCGGTAACAAGACGAAGGTGTGCGAGTTTCACAGCGGTGACCATATTGGCGAGCTCGAGTTCCTCAACAACCACCGGACCGTTGCGGATGTCGTGGCCGTCACGGACGTCACGACGGCGAAGCTCAACCGCCGACACTTTGAGATGTGCATGGGCCCCGTCATGGACGTACTGAGGCGGGATATGACCTCCACCAAGTACGAGTACTACCAGCActtgctccagcagcagggtacggtggcggcggcccaGTAA